DNA from Algisphaera agarilytica:
GGCGCGTCGTTCGACCTCCCACTGCAGCCAGGCCCGGCCCGGCACCCGCATCTCGGCCCGCAAGCGCAGCAGGCCAGGCGAGCGCGTGTCTTCATCCGCCGTTGCTCCAAACAGAGGCGGCTCGATCGCGTCCACCCGCCACCAGTCCAGCGCTTCCCCTTCGAGCAGTTCGGTGGGATGCCGCCGGCCACGACGCAAGCCGGGGCCGCCCATCAACGCATCCGCCACGCCACGCAGCCACCACGCCCAGCGGTAGACGTACCACCCGTTCTCGCCGCCCACCGACTGCACCGCGGCAAACACGTGCTCGGCCGGGACATCCGTCGCCAAGGTGCGCTGGTCGCGGGCCAAGCCTTCGCGGTCTTCAATAACGGTGTCGACCTCGCCGCCGCCCTTGGCCGGGGCGGCGTCGACCACCGCGCTGCTCCAGCTGGTCTCGACCTCACCGCGTTCGATCTTGGTCAGCGCAAAACGCACCGCGTCCTGAAACGGGATCGGCTCGATCCACGGAAACAGCTTGCGAGCTTTATCGGTGTCGGCGATCAGGTCCTGCGTCACCCCCGCCACCAGCGGCACTGCCAACGCATTGGGGATCGGCGTCACCAGCCCCACCCACCGCGCGGCCAAATTCGGCGCCAGCACCGGCAGCGGCACAATCAACCGGCGGTGCCCGCGTTCCTTCGCCACGCCCAGCATCATGCCCTTGAAACTCAACACGTCCGCCCCGACCTCGACTATCCCGCAGGGGCCAACGCCGAGCGCCACCTCCAGGTAGGCCAACACGTCCCGCACCGCGATCGGCTGGACCTTCGTGTTCACCCACTTGGGCGTCACCATCACCGGGATCCGCTCGGTGAGGTAACGAACCATCTCGAAGCTCGCCGAGCCGGACCCGATGATCGGACCGGCGCGGAACTCGCTCACGCGCTTGGGCAGGCCGTCCGCCAGGATAGCACCAACCTCGGCCCGGCTACGCAGGTGATGGCTCCGCGTCGGCTGGCCTTTCGGCTCGAGCCCACCGAGATAGATCACGTGCGGCAGGGGTTGGCGTGTCGTTTCGGCGACGGCGTGGCAGGCCGCGACGAAGTTATTTGCCGCGTCGCGGTCACGCTGAGCGAAGTCCGCCCCGCCGTACATCGAATGCACCAGGTAGTAGGCCGCGTCGATGCCCTTGACCGCTGGGGGCAGCGTCTCGGGTTTCAGCAGGTCGCCCTGCACAATCTCGACGTTGTTTTCCCAGGGCCGCCCTTTGACCGGATCGGTCTCGCGCACGAGGACACGCACGTGGTGCCCGGCTTCAAGCAGCCGAGGCACCAGCCGACCCCCGATGTAGCCGGTGGCT
Protein-coding regions in this window:
- a CDS encoding SDR family oxidoreductase: MNVLVTGATGYIGGRLVPRLLEAGHHVRVLVRETDPVKGRPWENNVEIVQGDLLKPETLPPAVKGIDAAYYLVHSMYGGADFAQRDRDAANNFVAACHAVAETTRQPLPHVIYLGGLEPKGQPTRSHHLRSRAEVGAILADGLPKRVSEFRAGPIIGSGSASFEMVRYLTERIPVMVTPKWVNTKVQPIAVRDVLAYLEVALGVGPCGIVEVGADVLSFKGMMLGVAKERGHRRLIVPLPVLAPNLAARWVGLVTPIPNALAVPLVAGVTQDLIADTDKARKLFPWIEPIPFQDAVRFALTKIERGEVETSWSSAVVDAAPAKGGGEVDTVIEDREGLARDQRTLATDVPAEHVFAAVQSVGGENGWYVYRWAWWLRGVADALMGGPGLRRGRRHPTELLEGEALDWWRVDAIEPPLFGATADEDTRSPGLLRLRAEMRVPGRAWLQWEVERRAGKTILRQTALFDPHGLPGTLYWYSLVPAHGLIFPSMLKALEREARALWQQEESAEGEVSVAVAAPGH